A single region of the Solwaraspora sp. WMMD791 genome encodes:
- a CDS encoding TadE/TadG family type IV pilus assembly protein: MRRQSAQRSTDAAGAAQRGPGLRQAAQRGSISVEVAILTPVFLLLIVVAWVSGRTVVARNALDAAAHDAARAASISRTKAEAQTHAAHAVQQRLDWAGIACADEPDPDFHHGGVDTLTAAFDSPPGAATALIHVRITCAVRFDDLGLPWVPDDRLLSAEFRSPLDRFRGRQ; the protein is encoded by the coding sequence ATGCGACGACAGTCGGCGCAGCGCAGCACCGACGCGGCGGGTGCGGCGCAGCGCGGACCCGGTCTGCGGCAGGCGGCGCAGCGCGGGTCGATCTCGGTGGAGGTGGCCATCCTGACCCCGGTGTTCCTGCTGCTCATCGTCGTCGCCTGGGTGAGTGGGCGGACCGTGGTGGCCCGCAACGCCCTCGACGCGGCGGCCCACGACGCCGCCCGGGCCGCCTCCATCTCCCGGACGAAGGCCGAGGCGCAGACGCACGCCGCGCACGCCGTACAGCAGCGGCTGGACTGGGCCGGGATCGCCTGCGCCGACGAGCCGGACCCGGACTTCCACCACGGCGGGGTGGACACCCTCACGGCGGCGTTCGACAGCCCGCCCGGTGCCGCCACCGCGCTGATCCACGTCCGGATCACCTGCGCGGTGCGCTTCGACGACCTCGGGCTGCCCTGGGTGCCGGACGACCGGCTGCTCAGCGCCGAG